One genomic region from Gopherus flavomarginatus isolate rGopFla2 chromosome 20, rGopFla2.mat.asm, whole genome shotgun sequence encodes:
- the LOC127038251 gene encoding sialic acid-binding Ig-like lectin 12 has translation MGRALSPQQDAGEQELPAQGPHWKAGAPAPHAATLRVLILALLWRESLSQLPRFTLMVPQSVSVQEGLCVLVPCTFTYPASYDTDNPRARLYRYWYKDPAAVGQNPPMASNDPSRGVSQETKGRFQLVQNLVHGDCSLQISDAQWTDTGRYFLRIEKGSLKYSYLSSYYHTDLKLTISVPGLTEEPEIQISLARGLPGMLLAGEPVTVTCTAPGRCSGPPPRVTWMGPFNHTARDVSALLANGTWDHSSALSFTPGPGDHGKELVCTVTYRPPWGPSTRRTVRLHVGYPPGPPNITGTLTRNGRPSERLCCEPWESASTS, from the exons ATGGGCAGAGCCCTGTCGCCACAGCAGGATGCCGGAGAACAGGAGCTCCCggctcagggcccccactggaAAGCAGGGGCTCCTGCCCCCCATGCAGCCACTCTGAGGGTCCTGATCCTCGCCCTGCTCTGGAGGG agtccctgtcccagctgcccaGATTTACCCTGATGGTGCCGCAGTCGGTGTCGGTGCAGGAGGGTCTCTGCGTTCTCGTCCCCTGCACCTTCACGTACCCAGCCTCGTATGACACCGACAATCCCCGAGCCCGGCTCTACAGATACTGGTACAAGGATCCGGCCGCTGTGGGCCAGAATCCGCCCATGGCCAGCAATGACCCCAGCCGGGGGGTGTCGCAGGAGACCAAGGGCCGGTTCCAGCTGGTGCAGAATCTAGTGCACGGCGACTGCTCCTTGCAAATCAGCGACGCCCAATGGACGGATACGGGGAGATATTTCCTTAGAATCGAGAAAGGATCATTGAAATACAGTTACCTCTCCAGTTACTATCACACTGACCTTAAGCTCACTATCTCTGTGCCAG GGCTGACGGAGGAGCCAGAGATCCAGATCTCGCTGGCGCGGGGGCTGCCAGGGATGCTGCTGGCTGGGGAGCCGGTGACTGTGACCTGCACAGCACCTGGGCGCTGCTCCGGGCCCCCTCCCCGAGTCACTTGGATGGGGCCGTTCAACCACACAGCCAGGGATGTCTCAGCCCTGCTGGCGAATGGCACCTGGGACCACAGCTCCGCGCTCAGCTTCACGCCCGGCCCGGGGGACCATGGCAAAGAGCTCGTCTGCACCGTCACCTACAGGCCACCATGGGGACCTTCCACCCGCAGAACCGTCCGGCTCCACGTCGGCT ATCCGCCCGGGCCCCCCAACATCACTGGGACCCTGACCAGGAACGGACGCcccagtgagaggctgtgctgcgaGCCCTGGGAATCAGCGAGCACCTCCTAG